In Nitrosophilus alvini, the following are encoded in one genomic region:
- a CDS encoding TolC family protein — translation MRYLFVLLFLYGSLFAGMQNLDLNSAIELLKKNNSDIKIAKFNEDIAKFQTKIAKSYNYGMLDLTFNALRSNDAGNVFGFKLQSREATFADFGFDEFLAPMGYALRQANSGSLTPQDLQNMNSILGIEPKLLNYPEARSHFQTKLSYMVPLYTGGKLTQYEKISRAMEKMSHLDTKKIINEKIYQTKKTFYDITLVDNLISNLETLYGNIEKLEDIVQTMIEEGYAKDTDLLEVQAKKAEVLSFLNQAKLNRDLAYQFLSFLVGTQVESIRHTDELARLPEGETKELVEKTIDLKKVKLGMKISDMNVRLQKSGFYPTLGAFGEYGSADNKPFNDFTDKDAYTVGMQMKWNLFNGGETSASVQKAKIEKMKVYEQYSLAKRGLALKINKIKTEVKSKDYDIQSNEKQLDFAKRVYENYQERYKEGLVGINEVLIKHSEEIKVLMNLLKVKTERNEKVFELESILDKGE, via the coding sequence ATGAGATATCTTTTTGTTTTGCTCTTTTTATACGGCTCTCTTTTTGCGGGGATGCAAAATCTCGATTTGAATAGTGCGATTGAACTTCTGAAGAAAAACAATAGCGATATCAAAATAGCAAAATTTAATGAAGATATTGCAAAATTTCAGACGAAAATAGCAAAAAGCTACAACTACGGTATGCTTGATCTGACTTTCAATGCATTGCGCTCAAACGATGCCGGCAATGTTTTTGGATTTAAACTGCAAAGCAGGGAGGCCACATTTGCCGACTTCGGTTTTGATGAATTTCTCGCCCCGATGGGATATGCATTGAGGCAGGCAAATAGTGGGTCTCTTACCCCACAGGATTTGCAAAATATGAACTCGATTTTGGGCATAGAACCCAAACTTCTGAACTACCCTGAAGCCAGAAGCCATTTTCAGACGAAACTCTCCTACATGGTTCCGCTTTATACGGGAGGAAAACTTACACAGTACGAAAAGATTTCCAGGGCTATGGAAAAGATGAGTCATCTCGATACGAAAAAGATAATCAATGAAAAAATTTACCAAACTAAAAAGACCTTTTACGATATAACATTGGTTGACAATCTTATCTCAAATCTAGAAACTCTTTACGGCAATATTGAAAAACTTGAAGATATTGTTCAAACTATGATAGAAGAAGGATATGCGAAAGATACTGATCTTTTAGAAGTTCAGGCAAAAAAAGCTGAAGTTTTAAGTTTCCTGAATCAGGCAAAACTAAACAGAGATCTGGCATATCAGTTTCTCTCTTTTTTAGTGGGTACCCAGGTCGAATCTATCAGGCATACCGATGAGCTTGCCAGACTGCCGGAGGGTGAGACCAAAGAGCTTGTGGAAAAAACTATAGACCTTAAAAAAGTCAAATTGGGCATGAAGATAAGCGATATGAACGTGAGACTCCAAAAATCAGGCTTTTATCCTACTTTGGGAGCATTTGGCGAATACGGAAGCGCAGACAATAAGCCTTTTAATGACTTTACCGATAAAGACGCATATACTGTCGGCATGCAGATGAAATGGAATCTATTTAACGGTGGAGAGACCAGTGCGAGTGTACAGAAGGCAAAAATAGAGAAAATGAAAGTGTATGAGCAGTATTCTCTTGCGAAAAGAGGGCTTGCTCTTAAAATCAATAAAATAAAAACTGAAGTTAAAAGCAAAGATTATGATATACAAAGCAATGAAAAACAGCTTGATTTTGCAAAAAGAGTTTATGAAAACTATCAGGAGAGATATAAAGAGGGACTTGTAGGTATAAATGAGGTTCTTATAAAACACTCCGAAGAGATAAAGGTATTGATGAACCTTTTGAAAGTCAAGACTGAACGCAACGAAAAAGTATTCGAACTGGAAAGCATACTGGATAAAGGAGAATAG
- a CDS encoding efflux RND transporter periplasmic adaptor subunit — translation MRKIFAILFLAAGLFAAEMKLSGSVVSDDTKMISSRFMGFVKKIYVSEGDRVKKGDLLYIIDSKEIDLAKTQVELMISQAKLAVMMNENMYNNVLTNLERFRRLYKKGMVAKHELENMELAEKNTKAMVEISKKQVKQAQAKLKEVLHQYEYLKLRAPNDGVIIQKNIKAGQIAMPGMPALILTSLENLKILVEVGESSLKHIKIGDKVDVLIPSIGFQTTGKIAAVIPASNPMTHKFKVKISFDKGEKETVIPGMYAEVIIK, via the coding sequence ATGAGAAAAATATTTGCAATACTGTTTTTGGCTGCCGGACTTTTTGCAGCGGAGATGAAGCTTTCGGGCAGCGTTGTTTCAGACGATACCAAAATGATATCCAGCAGGTTTATGGGGTTTGTCAAAAAAATTTATGTCTCTGAAGGTGACAGAGTAAAAAAAGGAGACTTGCTTTATATTATAGACAGCAAAGAGATAGATCTTGCAAAGACACAGGTGGAACTAATGATATCACAGGCAAAACTTGCCGTTATGATGAATGAAAACATGTACAACAACGTTCTTACAAATCTTGAGAGATTTAGAAGGTTATACAAAAAAGGAATGGTTGCAAAGCATGAGCTGGAAAATATGGAGCTTGCCGAAAAGAACACCAAGGCCATGGTTGAGATCTCCAAAAAACAGGTAAAGCAGGCACAGGCAAAACTGAAAGAGGTATTGCATCAGTATGAATACCTGAAACTAAGAGCTCCCAACGACGGTGTCATTATTCAGAAAAACATAAAAGCGGGTCAAATTGCAATGCCCGGAATGCCGGCTCTTATACTCACAAGCCTTGAAAACCTTAAAATTTTGGTAGAAGTTGGTGAGAGCAGTCTGAAGCATATAAAAATCGGTGACAAAGTTGATGTTCTAATACCTTCTATCGGATTTCAGACAACCGGGAAAATTGCCGCTGTCATACCCGCGTCAAATCCTATGACACATAAGTTCAAAGTCAAAATCTCTTTTGACAAAGGTGAAAAAGAGACTGTTATCCCGGGTATGTATGCAGAAGTCATTATAAAATAG
- a CDS encoding efflux RND transporter permease subunit, giving the protein MAEKKCKFIPKDSAGKLAKTFLHNPLTSMLAIFILAVGYLALEITPREEDPQIAISGGTIIVPMPGGTPKEIENVIVKPLEEKLREISGIEHIYGMAMENVGIVNVQYYIGQQREISNLKLYDKVMQNMDLLPKGVMQPIIKPFDIDIDIPILTFAFYKKEGSNISDARMYEIIKNIKYRLNRVKDVAKTQLKGAHKRQFNVLVDLGKLKGYHLSMGQIMQAIGAVAVEVPEVKSKTDKKELVIFGVKNAIDSIEDVKNIMVASYMGSPIYIKDIATVEDGIDIQNFKSAQIVMKGENNKNTEKEQITLTVSKLKGTNAVFVAEDVMKELELLKPMLEKEGIGYVLTRDYGKRANEAVNELVDHLLITIAIIAVMLVFFLGWKESLIVTFTVPAILAITLFIAYLTGQTINRITLFAFLLSLGLLVDAAIIVIENIHRHLHSHDAVDKDMDDILVEATDEIGPPTNIATLAIILTMVPMAFVGGMMGEFMKPIPYNVPVALIASLVIAYIFTPYLSKKLLKKPRLHHHHHHFQKGDKTESCDIDRGETK; this is encoded by the coding sequence ATGGCAGAAAAAAAATGCAAATTTATTCCCAAAGACAGTGCCGGTAAGCTGGCAAAAACCTTTTTGCACAACCCGCTGACTTCGATGCTGGCTATATTTATACTGGCAGTTGGATATCTGGCTTTGGAAATAACTCCCAGAGAAGAGGACCCGCAAATAGCTATAAGCGGCGGTACGATAATAGTTCCTATGCCGGGAGGGACTCCCAAAGAGATAGAAAATGTTATAGTCAAGCCTCTTGAAGAAAAACTGAGAGAAATTTCAGGAATTGAACATATCTACGGTATGGCTATGGAAAATGTGGGGATAGTCAATGTGCAGTACTATATAGGTCAACAACGAGAGATATCAAACCTTAAACTTTATGACAAAGTTATGCAGAATATGGATCTTTTGCCAAAAGGAGTTATGCAACCTATTATAAAACCTTTTGATATTGATATAGATATTCCTATTTTGACATTTGCTTTTTACAAAAAAGAGGGTTCGAATATTTCCGATGCAAGAATGTATGAAATTATAAAAAATATAAAATATCGCCTAAACCGTGTTAAAGATGTTGCAAAGACACAGCTCAAAGGTGCGCATAAAAGGCAGTTTAACGTTCTTGTTGATCTTGGAAAACTGAAAGGGTACCATCTCTCCATGGGACAGATAATGCAGGCAATAGGAGCCGTTGCAGTCGAGGTGCCTGAAGTAAAAAGCAAGACAGACAAAAAAGAGCTTGTTATATTTGGTGTCAAAAATGCCATCGATTCCATTGAAGATGTAAAAAATATTATGGTTGCCTCATATATGGGCTCACCTATATATATCAAAGATATAGCGACGGTTGAAGACGGTATAGATATTCAAAATTTCAAGTCGGCCCAGATAGTAATGAAGGGTGAAAATAACAAAAATACAGAAAAAGAGCAGATTACCCTGACAGTTTCAAAACTAAAAGGAACAAATGCGGTTTTCGTTGCAGAAGACGTTATGAAAGAGTTGGAGTTATTGAAACCTATGCTTGAAAAAGAAGGTATAGGATATGTTCTTACAAGAGACTATGGGAAAAGGGCAAACGAAGCCGTCAATGAATTGGTTGATCACCTGCTTATAACTATTGCTATTATAGCTGTTATGCTTGTTTTCTTCCTCGGATGGAAGGAGTCTCTGATAGTAACCTTCACGGTTCCGGCCATATTGGCAATTACTCTCTTTATTGCTTATTTGACGGGGCAGACAATAAACAGAATTACACTTTTTGCATTCCTTCTCTCGCTTGGCCTTTTGGTGGATGCTGCAATTATCGTGATAGAAAATATCCACAGGCATCTTCATTCACACGATGCGGTTGATAAAGATATGGATGATATTCTGGTAGAAGCGACCGATGAGATAGGACCTCCTACCAATATAGCTACACTGGCTATTATTCTGACTATGGTCCCAATGGCGTTTGTGGGCGGTATGATGGGAGAATTTATGAAACCGATTCCATACAACGTGCCTGTTGCATTGATTGCATCTCTCGTGATTGCATATATATTTACGCCATATCTGTCCAAAAAGCTTTTGAAAAAGCCGCGCCTGCATCATCATCACCACCATTTCCAGAAGGGGGATAAAACAGAATCGTGTGATATAGACAGAGGAGAGACAAAGTGA
- a CDS encoding efflux RND transporter permease subunit translates to MKRFEEFVYKILEKKSRKLLVILITVILFAASIALLPTKIVLAKMLPGKSANTFSVYIDAPTGSSIEETKSVAQCVADILKKEKEVTDIEIFLGQGAPLDYAGLVKGSAFKQSENVAEIVVNLTDKHEREERSYNMVHRLRPVIQSKCENVVSGTSIKMIEQPAGPPTLAAVVAEIYGDNEKSIRKLAGRVADIFKRTDGLVDVDIMADEIFKKFKLIPNKEKIAKSGLSVEQVNKILYLAFEGMTVGVKNAEDYPGQIDIFLRLDEKSKNLPEKSKEAMEAKLASFELMNKMGMMVPLKEVVDVKEVENEPMIMHKNLKRMVNVIAETDLVSQVYPLLDARNKIMEELKNEYDITTTDYLFNLRFIDKKTGEVLDLKWDGEMKVTLDTFRDLGTAFIAALVLIFILMVVYYKSYVLSGIVLLGSFLSIIGVIFGHWVADLVTEDTFFLTATSLIGFIALMGISSRNSLLLIDFAKSLMEQKDMSKRRAIAVAAATRAKPIFLTAIAIILGSALLASDPIFGGLGVALISGTVAAVLVSLIFIPVLMDNTKAMDFTKKEE, encoded by the coding sequence GTGAAAAGATTTGAAGAGTTTGTCTATAAGATATTAGAAAAAAAGAGCAGGAAACTGCTGGTAATATTAATAACCGTTATACTTTTTGCAGCATCTATCGCACTTCTTCCTACAAAGATAGTCCTTGCAAAGATGCTTCCAGGAAAAAGTGCAAATACTTTTTCGGTATATATTGATGCTCCTACCGGGAGCTCGATAGAGGAGACAAAAAGCGTTGCCCAGTGTGTTGCGGATATCCTCAAAAAAGAGAAGGAAGTTACCGATATTGAGATATTTTTGGGACAGGGTGCACCTCTTGATTATGCGGGTCTTGTTAAAGGCTCAGCATTTAAACAGAGCGAAAATGTGGCCGAGATTGTTGTAAACCTTACCGACAAACATGAAAGAGAAGAACGCTCTTACAATATGGTCCACAGACTCAGACCTGTAATTCAGAGCAAATGCGAAAATGTAGTATCCGGTACCTCTATAAAAATGATAGAGCAGCCTGCAGGACCTCCTACACTTGCTGCTGTAGTTGCCGAAATATACGGTGATAATGAGAAGTCAATCAGAAAGCTTGCCGGAAGAGTTGCCGATATTTTCAAAAGAACAGATGGACTTGTAGATGTGGATATTATGGCTGATGAGATATTTAAAAAATTCAAGCTTATACCGAACAAAGAGAAGATTGCCAAAAGCGGACTCAGCGTAGAACAGGTAAACAAGATACTTTATCTTGCTTTTGAGGGTATGACGGTAGGGGTAAAAAATGCGGAAGATTATCCGGGACAGATAGATATATTTTTGAGGCTCGATGAAAAAAGCAAAAATCTGCCAGAAAAATCAAAAGAGGCTATGGAAGCGAAACTGGCATCTTTTGAGCTGATGAACAAAATGGGTATGATGGTACCGCTCAAAGAAGTTGTAGATGTAAAAGAGGTTGAAAACGAACCTATGATAATGCATAAAAATCTCAAAAGAATGGTTAACGTCATTGCAGAAACCGATCTGGTCTCTCAGGTATACCCGCTTCTAGATGCAAGAAACAAAATAATGGAAGAACTGAAAAATGAGTATGATATAACGACAACAGACTATCTTTTCAATCTGAGATTTATTGATAAAAAGACCGGTGAAGTGCTGGATCTGAAATGGGACGGGGAGATGAAAGTAACACTTGATACTTTCAGAGACCTGGGAACTGCATTTATTGCGGCTCTTGTTTTGATATTCATATTGATGGTGGTATACTATAAAAGTTATGTTTTGAGCGGAATCGTTCTGCTTGGAAGTTTTCTCTCTATAATAGGCGTGATTTTCGGTCACTGGGTAGCTGATCTTGTTACAGAGGATACATTTTTTCTTACTGCTACCTCTTTGATAGGATTTATCGCCCTTATGGGTATAAGTTCAAGGAACTCATTGCTTCTTATAGACTTTGCAAAGTCTTTGATGGAACAAAAAGATATGTCAAAAAGAAGAGCGATAGCGGTTGCAGCAGCTACAAGAGCGAAACCGATATTTCTGACAGCCATTGCGATAATACTCGGTTCTGCACTCCTTGCAAGCGATCCGATATTTGGCGGACTGGGGGTGGCTTTGATATCTGGAACTGTAGCAGCTGTTTTAGTGTCACTTATTTTTATACCTGTTTTGATGGATAACACAAAGGCTATGGACTTTACCAAAAAAGAGGAATAA
- a CDS encoding DUF2905 domain-containing protein — MPEFGKFLIFAGTVLVIIGLFVSYIGRLPGDIYIKKENFTFYFPITTSILLSIIISLIFYIFSRFFK, encoded by the coding sequence ATGCCGGAATTTGGAAAATTTCTTATTTTTGCCGGAACTGTTCTTGTTATCATCGGGTTGTTTGTCTCGTATATAGGCAGACTTCCCGGTGATATTTATATAAAAAAAGAGAATTTTACTTTCTATTTTCCTATAACTACATCTATTCTGCTTAGCATCATTATCTCGCTCATTTTCTACATTTTTAGCCGTTTTTTCAAGTAA
- the efp gene encoding elongation factor P yields the protein MAYSMNDLKKGLRIEIDGVPYRIVEYQHVKPGKGAAFVKTKIKSLLDGRVLEKTFHAGDKCEKPDLEQKTMQYLYDDGEYLHFMDTQTYEQETLTREQVADAAKWLKDGMNVEVLYHNGKAITVEPPMTVELEVVETQPAFKGDTATGGRKPAKLETGVTINVPFHILEGDVVKVDTRTGEYIEKVK from the coding sequence ATGGCATATTCTATGAACGATTTAAAAAAAGGTCTTAGAATCGAAATTGACGGCGTACCTTACAGAATCGTCGAATATCAGCACGTAAAACCTGGAAAAGGTGCAGCTTTTGTAAAAACAAAGATAAAATCTCTTCTTGACGGAAGGGTTCTTGAAAAGACTTTCCATGCAGGCGATAAATGTGAAAAGCCGGATCTTGAACAAAAAACGATGCAGTATCTTTATGACGACGGAGAATATCTTCATTTTATGGATACACAGACGTATGAACAGGAGACTTTAACAAGAGAACAGGTGGCAGATGCGGCTAAATGGCTCAAAGACGGGATGAATGTGGAGGTTCTCTATCATAACGGCAAAGCTATAACAGTAGAGCCTCCTATGACTGTAGAGCTTGAGGTTGTGGAAACTCAGCCGGCTTTCAAAGGCGATACGGCTACCGGAGGAAGAAAACCTGCGAAGCTTGAAACCGGAGTTACTATCAACGTTCCTTTCCATATTCTTGAAGGAGATGTTGTAAAGGTTGATACGAGAACGGGCGAATATATCGAAAAAGTGAAATAA
- a CDS encoding DJ-1 family glyoxalase III gives MAKVLVPLADGFEEIEAMAIIDVLNRAGIDVTVAGLGGTEIEGANSKLKVKVPVTLDEVNAGDFDMMVLPGGLPGAEHLANSERVKEIIRELDAEGKMVGAICAAPWALKEAGVLEGKKHTNYPGFEEKTGIEGYIPDQKVVVDGNVITSRGPGTAICFALEIVRKLKGEDTYSQLKAGLLADYC, from the coding sequence ATGGCAAAAGTACTTGTACCGCTGGCTGATGGATTTGAAGAGATAGAAGCTATGGCTATAATAGACGTTCTAAACAGAGCGGGTATAGATGTAACCGTTGCCGGACTAGGTGGCACCGAGATAGAGGGTGCAAACAGCAAACTGAAAGTAAAAGTGCCGGTAACGCTTGATGAGGTTAATGCCGGTGATTTTGATATGATGGTACTTCCGGGCGGACTTCCGGGAGCCGAGCATCTTGCAAATAGCGAAAGAGTAAAAGAGATCATAAGAGAGCTTGATGCAGAAGGCAAAATGGTAGGCGCAATATGTGCAGCTCCATGGGCTTTGAAAGAGGCTGGAGTATTAGAGGGTAAAAAACATACAAACTATCCCGGTTTTGAAGAAAAAACCGGTATCGAAGGTTATATCCCTGATCAAAAAGTTGTAGTTGACGGCAATGTAATAACATCAAGAGGACCGGGTACCGCTATCTGTTTCGCTCTTGAGATTGTCAGAAAACTTAAAGGTGAAGATACATATTCTCAGCTAAAAGCCGGCCTTCTTGCTGATTACTGCTGA
- a CDS encoding HAD-IIB family hydrolase, whose amino-acid sequence MKKLFVTDLDKTFLRTDLTLSEYSKKVWNEKAKNHLLSIATARSLKTSLQFLDGLSINLPMILLDGAMVATSEKKLIALNALSKEITDSIIAEGKKFDILPFIVGINEGVNELFLYPEKTNIYQKELLAKYKNDSRLTNIKDIKGINKNLKVVYMGEEKHMSELSKRLKEVFANEIEIKLSKDPYIDCHFLTLLHPKGDKSHALEELLEYTKSKKEHLTVFGDSHNDVGMFKKAGKSVAVKNAVEEVKKIAHIVLPHTNDEDAVARYLEKI is encoded by the coding sequence TTGAAAAAACTCTTCGTAACCGACCTAGATAAAACATTTTTAAGAACCGACCTTACTCTTTCGGAATACAGCAAAAAAGTATGGAATGAAAAAGCAAAAAACCATCTGCTCTCTATCGCAACCGCAAGAAGCCTCAAAACCAGTCTTCAGTTTCTGGATGGACTCAGTATCAATCTTCCTATGATACTACTTGACGGAGCGATGGTAGCGACGAGCGAAAAAAAACTGATAGCTCTTAACGCTCTTTCAAAAGAGATAACAGACTCCATAATAGCAGAGGGAAAAAAGTTCGATATTCTTCCTTTTATCGTAGGAATCAACGAAGGAGTCAACGAACTTTTTCTATATCCGGAAAAAACCAACATCTACCAAAAAGAGCTTTTGGCAAAATACAAAAACGACAGCCGCCTTACAAATATCAAAGATATAAAAGGGATAAACAAAAACCTCAAAGTTGTCTATATGGGTGAAGAGAAGCATATGAGTGAACTGTCAAAAAGACTTAAAGAGGTATTCGCAAACGAAATAGAGATAAAACTTTCAAAAGATCCATATATAGACTGTCATTTCCTGACTCTGCTTCACCCAAAAGGGGATAAATCTCATGCCCTTGAAGAACTCCTTGAATATACAAAAAGCAAAAAAGAGCACCTGACAGTTTTCGGTGACAGCCATAATGATGTTGGAATGTTCAAAAAGGCCGGAAAAAGTGTAGCGGTAAAAAATGCGGTAGAAGAAGTGAAAAAGATAGCCCACATAGTCCTGCCGCACACAAACGACGAAGATGCGGTTGCCCGCTATCTGGAAAAAATTTAG
- a CDS encoding phosphoribosyltransferase translates to MFKDRKDAGKKLAQALMKYRDEKPIVLAIPRGGTEVGFEIAKALDADFSLIICRKLPFPYNPESGFGAVVEDGTVFINRAAAAGLDDEEINRIIEKQFQETKRRIEILRKGKPLPPLENRTVILVDDGIAMGSTMTAAVEMCKKRGARKIVVAVPVAGKRAIEFFRHFADEIIVLESPADFHAVAQVYLNWYDVSDKEVLEIMKKWEEYKIKREKEN, encoded by the coding sequence ATGTTTAAAGACAGAAAAGACGCCGGTAAGAAACTAGCCCAAGCTCTTATGAAATACAGAGATGAAAAACCTATAGTTCTGGCAATCCCAAGAGGTGGTACGGAGGTTGGTTTCGAAATAGCAAAAGCTTTGGATGCAGATTTTTCTCTCATCATATGCCGAAAACTCCCCTTTCCATACAATCCCGAAAGCGGCTTTGGAGCAGTTGTGGAAGACGGTACAGTCTTCATAAATAGAGCGGCAGCGGCAGGACTTGACGATGAAGAGATAAATCGTATCATAGAAAAACAGTTCCAAGAGACAAAAAGACGAATAGAGATTCTAAGAAAAGGCAAGCCTCTACCGCCACTTGAAAACAGAACCGTTATTCTTGTAGACGACGGGATAGCAATGGGCTCTACTATGACTGCCGCGGTAGAGATGTGCAAAAAGAGAGGAGCCCGAAAGATTGTCGTAGCCGTACCGGTAGCAGGCAAAAGAGCAATAGAGTTTTTCAGACATTTTGCTGATGAGATAATTGTCCTGGAATCTCCTGCAGATTTTCATGCAGTTGCACAAGTCTATCTAAACTGGTATGACGTAAGTGACAAAGAAGTTCTGGAAATTATGAAAAAATGGGAAGAGTATAAAATAAAAAGAGAAAAAGAAAATTAA
- a CDS encoding RsmB/NOP family class I SAM-dependent RNA methyltransferase: MKRQNNEKIFFERLEKIDPAIISALKLPKKRFSFRINRLKTTNDEVLDKLEKVSIVPKRVEWFEDAYVLPLEERQNLIKTDLYTDGKIYIQNLSSMVAALELSLKEDEWLLDLASAPGGKALLWSSLLENRGKISAVEPDRNRFFMLKRNFKISGAKNIRAYQKDGRTIGKRCPEYFDKVLLDAPCSSESKFDLSIENPVKYWSIRRVYRNSRLQKELILSAWESLKPGGVLVYATCTFSPEENEEVVNFLLEKRADAFLTEPDIILENFKSGLTFWEGRAFDESLKKAVRIVPDGLFDGFFLAKIKKVR; the protein is encoded by the coding sequence TTGAAGAGACAGAATAACGAAAAAATATTTTTCGAAAGACTTGAAAAGATAGACCCAGCTATAATTTCGGCTCTAAAACTTCCAAAAAAGAGGTTTAGCTTTCGTATCAACAGGCTTAAAACTACAAATGATGAAGTTCTTGATAAGCTTGAAAAAGTCTCTATTGTTCCCAAAAGGGTAGAGTGGTTTGAGGATGCTTACGTATTGCCTTTGGAAGAGCGGCAGAATCTTATAAAAACCGATCTATATACAGATGGCAAAATCTATATACAAAATCTCTCCTCAATGGTTGCTGCTCTTGAGCTGTCTCTCAAAGAAGATGAATGGCTTTTGGATCTGGCGTCCGCTCCCGGAGGCAAAGCGCTTCTTTGGAGCTCTTTACTTGAAAATAGAGGAAAGATATCTGCTGTGGAGCCTGATAGAAACAGATTTTTTATGCTGAAAAGAAATTTTAAAATAAGCGGTGCGAAAAATATCAGAGCATATCAAAAAGATGGCAGAACTATAGGCAAAAGATGTCCAGAATATTTTGACAAAGTACTTTTAGATGCACCGTGTTCTAGCGAGTCTAAATTCGATCTCTCAATAGAAAATCCCGTAAAATACTGGAGTATCAGGCGTGTTTACAGAAACAGCAGGCTTCAAAAAGAACTTATACTCTCCGCGTGGGAGAGTCTGAAACCGGGAGGAGTACTTGTTTATGCAACATGTACTTTTTCGCCTGAAGAGAATGAAGAGGTGGTGAATTTTCTTCTTGAAAAAAGAGCGGATGCTTTTTTAACTGAACCCGACATCATTCTGGAAAATTTCAAAAGCGGCCTGACTTTCTGGGAGGGCAGGGCGTTTGACGAGTCACTTAAAAAGGCTGTTAGAATAGTTCCTGATGGCCTTTTTGACGGATTTTTTTTAGCAAAAATTAAAAAAGTCAGATAG
- a CDS encoding shikimate kinase produces MSNNIILVGFMGVGKGTVARALSGKTGRYAVDTDDLIESLTNKKIKKIFKKKGEEYFRQLEQRTANWLECCVKDTIVSTGGGFYKVKNLKKIGTVIYLKADFDWIYERITKSPNAKSKIKKRPLFKSYKDAKTLYNERSQAYEEVADITVNVQNRDLDDILNEIIEKTNIS; encoded by the coding sequence ATGTCAAACAATATAATTCTTGTAGGTTTTATGGGCGTTGGAAAAGGAACCGTTGCAAGAGCGCTTAGCGGCAAAACAGGCAGATATGCAGTAGATACTGATGATCTTATAGAAAGCCTTACAAACAAAAAAATAAAAAAGATTTTTAAAAAAAAGGGTGAAGAGTATTTCAGGCAGCTTGAACAGCGTACGGCCAATTGGCTTGAGTGCTGCGTAAAAGATACCATCGTCTCCACGGGAGGTGGTTTCTATAAAGTAAAAAATCTTAAAAAAATCGGCACAGTTATATATCTCAAAGCCGATTTTGACTGGATATATGAGCGCATTACAAAAAGCCCGAATGCAAAAAGCAAAATAAAAAAACGACCCCTTTTCAAATCATACAAAGATGCAAAAACTCTCTATAACGAACGCTCACAGGCATATGAAGAAGTAGCGGACATCACCGTAAATGTTCAAAACAGAGATCTGGATGACATTTTAAATGAGATTATAGAAAAAACGAATATTTCTTAA